GCCCGCGATCATCTTGTTGGAGCTGCTCCGCTTGAAGGAGTTGTCGGACATGTCGTTCCTTTCGTGGTGGCTTGCGGTTGTCGGTGGTAGGGACGGATGGTCAGGGACGGTGCCGGGAGGCGAGGAGGCCGAGGACGCCGATGACGACCAGGCACAGCGGCGCGGCCAGGGCGACGGCGGTCCAGGAGACCTGGCCGAAGGCGGCCCAGAGCCCCAGCCCCGCGAGCAGCAGGCTGACGAGGCCGATCACCATGGCCACGACGTCGGCGCGGGGGTCACGGCTCCACCACCCTCACGTCGCCGGCGGAGAGCCGGACGTTGATCGTCAGGGTCGGGGCGTCGGGGACCTCGGTGCGGCGCCACGAGTCGTGGATGTTGAAGCCCTCGGCGCTCGACCCGGGGGTGGCGATCTCGCCGGCGTCCACCCAGGTGTTCACCACGACGTTGCCGGTCGCGGGCACCACGACGGTGACCTCACCCAGCATCATCGAGTACTCGACCTCGGAGTCCGCCAGCACCGGCGTCGTGGTGTAGTCCAGCAGGTGCTCCCCGATGGCGAGCTCTGCGGCGCCGACGGCGATCGGGCTGGGCGTGGAGTTGCTGATCATCAGCCGCTGCGGCGAGGCGCCGCCGACCACGGTCGTGACGAGCAGCCCGGCGGTGAGCAGTCCGGTGAGGACGGTCACGGTCGCCAGCAGCGGCGGCCGGCCGAGCGCCGCCCGCGACGGGCGCGCCGACCACACCAGGGTGAGCGCCAGCACCGCGAGGGAGGCGCTGGCCCAGGCCAGCGGCGGGACGGTCACGCCGAGGCTGCCGAGCGCGCCGCACGCGAACCACACCGCGCCGACCCCGACCAGGACGCCGAACCAGCTCCGCCGGCCGTGGCGGCGGTGCACCGAGCTGCCCACCACGTCGGACGGGGCGCTGTAGAGGCCGTGGGGGTCGGGGTCGTCGTACTCAGGCGCCCAGTCCACCGGACGGCCGGCGTCCACGTTGGCGAGCCGCTGCTCCCACGCACGGGCGAGCCGCTCGAACGGGGTGCGGGGCTCGAAGACGGGCTGCGGCGGGGGCGTGCGCCGCCGCGAGCCGTTGCGCAGCAGCAGCCACACGATCAGGAGCAGCACCAGCGGGCCGGGGCCCGAGCCGGTGAAGACGCCCCCAGCGTCAGGGAGGCGGCCAGCACCACGATCACCAGGGCGGTCGGCGACCACGTCCGGGTGAAGGGGAGCCACTGCCGCAGCGGCTCGACCCCGGTCTCGCGCGAGGGGGTCAGCCCCCAGAGCACGAAGTAGCCGAGGATCGCGACGCCGCCGGTCACGACGGCCAGCAGCGCGAAGCCGATGCGGACCAGGAGCGGGTCGAGCCCCGAGGACCGCGCGAGCGCACCGCAGACGCCGCCGATCTTGGCGTCGGCGCGGTCGCGCACCAGGGGCTGCAGGGTCATGTGTCCATTCTGTCGAGTCCCGCGGCCGGAACCGTCAGGGAAGCACCCCTGGCCACCCTGGTCCGGGATGGGGGACGGGGCGGCGTCCCCTAGGCTGAGGCCATGGTGCAGGGGGAGATGGCGGTTCCTGAGACCGTCGACGCACCGGCACGCCGCCTCGTGCGTCCCCTCGAGCGCGCCCAGATCGGCGGCGTGGCCGCGGGGCTCAGCGAGCACACCGGCCTGTCCGTGTGGGTGATCCGGGGCGTGTTCGTGCTGCTGGGCGCCTGGCAGCTCGTCGGGGTCGCCGCCTACCTCGCGCTGTGGCTCGTCATCCCCCCGGCGACGGCGCAGCACGCCGCCCCCGGCGTGGACGCCGCGTCGCGGCGCGGCATGCGCGAGCAGGCGGAGCACCGCCCCCTCACGATGCCCGCGACCTGGGGCAGCTCGCCGCGTTCGGGCTGGTGTGGCTCGGGCTGCTGTGGCTGGTCCAGCTGCTGGGCTGGGGGCTGTCCGCCCGCCCCCTGGGCATCGCGCTGCTGGTGGCCGCGTCCCTGGCGCTGGTCTGGTGGCAGGCCGACCGGGCCGGCGGCACCGCGCGGGAGGCGGCGCAGGGCCTGCGCGGCTGGGCGCGCTCGCTGGCCGCGCACTGGACGACCGTGCTCGCCCACGTGATGGCCGCCCTGTGCCTGGCCGGCGCCGTGCTGCTGATCGTCACCGAGGCCCCCGCGTCGGCGCCCACCCTCCTGATCGCGCTGGTGCTGCTGCTCACCGGCCTGGCCCTCATGGCGACGCCGTGGGTCC
Above is a window of Propioniciclava coleopterorum DNA encoding:
- a CDS encoding cell wall-active antibiotics response protein, producing MLLLIVWLLLRNGSRRRTPPPQPVFEPRTPFERLARAWEQRLANVDAGRPVDWAPEYDDPDPHGLYSAPSDVVGSSVHRRHGRRSWFGVLVGVGAVWFACGALGSLGVTVPPLAWASASLAVLALTLVWSARPSRAALGRPPLLATVTVLTGLLTAGLLVTTVVGGASPQRLMISNSTPSPIAVGAAELAIGEHLLDYTTTPVLADSEVEYSMMLGEVTVVVPATGNVVVNTWVDAGEIATPGSSAEGFNIHDSWRRTEVPDAPTLTINVRLSAGDVRVVEP
- a CDS encoding PspC domain-containing protein — encoded protein: MTLQPLVRDRADAKIGGVCGALARSSGLDPLLVRIGFALLAVVTGGVAILGYFVLWGLTPSRETGVEPLRQWLPFTRTWSPTALVIVVLAASLTLGASSPARAPARWCCS